A region from the Gemmatimonadota bacterium genome encodes:
- the rpmC gene encoding 50S ribosomal protein L29, with amino-acid sequence MKIDEIRDLTDAELAERIRELKQERFRLGFRSATMELENPSLLKSLRREIAQMKTVLHERTRTAQKAQEA; translated from the coding sequence GTGAAGATCGACGAAATCCGTGACCTGACGGACGCCGAGCTGGCCGAGCGCATCCGGGAGTTGAAGCAGGAGCGTTTCCGGCTGGGGTTCCGCAGCGCGACGATGGAATTGGAGAATCCCTCTCTCCTCAAGAGCTTGCGGCGTGAGATCGCCCAGATGAAGACGGTGCTACACGAGCGCACCCGGACTGCCCAGAAGGCGCAGGAGGCTTGA
- the rplP gene encoding 50S ribosomal protein L16 yields MLAPKRVKYRKKHKGRMSGKALRGSKVSFGEYGLQALEPGWISNRQIESARVAMTRHIKRGGKVWIRIFPDKPITKKPAETRMGKGKGNPEGWVAVIRPGRVLFEMEGVTETIAKRAMELAAAKLPLKTRFVIREQELGS; encoded by the coding sequence ATGCTGGCACCGAAGCGCGTCAAGTATCGGAAGAAGCACAAGGGCCGCATGAGCGGGAAAGCGCTCCGCGGCAGCAAGGTGTCGTTCGGGGAATACGGCCTTCAGGCACTGGAGCCCGGCTGGATCTCGAACCGGCAGATCGAGTCGGCCCGTGTGGCCATGACCCGCCACATCAAGCGTGGCGGCAAGGTCTGGATCCGGATCTTCCCCGACAAGCCGATCACCAAGAAGCCGGCCGAGACCCGCATGGGGAAGGGGAAGGGGAATCCCGAGGGTTGGGTGGCAGTGATCAGGCCCGGTCGCGTGCTCTTCGAGATGGAAGGGGTGACCGAGACCATCGCCAAGCGGGCCATGGAGCTGGCCGCGGCCAAGCTGCCGCTCAAGACCCGCTTCGTGATTCGCGAGCAGGAGCTGGGGAGCTGA
- the rpsC gene encoding 30S ribosomal protein S3: protein MGQKTHPHGFRLGVVKEWRSRWYAERDFSKLLKEDETIRQYLHRRMAHAALSHVEIERKPSKIVITLHTARPGVVIGKRGAEVDKLRDELSVLTSSEVSVNVEEIKRPELSARLVAENVAHQLRQRISFRRAMKRAVQGAMRAGAEGIKIQCAGRLGGAEIARTEGYNEGRVPLHTLRADIDFARVQARTTYGTIGVKCWIFRGEVVDDRRGRTYSTGS, encoded by the coding sequence ATGGGCCAGAAGACACATCCGCACGGGTTCCGCCTCGGAGTGGTGAAGGAGTGGCGCTCGCGTTGGTACGCAGAGCGTGACTTCTCCAAGCTCCTCAAGGAGGACGAGACCATTCGCCAGTATCTCCACCGGCGTATGGCGCACGCAGCGCTCTCGCACGTGGAGATCGAGCGGAAGCCGTCCAAGATCGTCATCACGCTGCACACTGCCAGGCCGGGCGTGGTCATCGGAAAGCGCGGTGCGGAGGTGGACAAGCTCCGCGACGAGCTCTCGGTACTCACCTCGAGTGAGGTCTCCGTCAACGTCGAGGAGATCAAGCGGCCCGAGCTGAGCGCCCGCCTGGTGGCGGAGAACGTCGCGCATCAGCTGCGCCAGCGCATCTCGTTCCGCCGCGCCATGAAGCGAGCCGTCCAGGGTGCCATGCGCGCCGGTGCCGAGGGCATCAAGATCCAATGCGCCGGACGACTGGGAGGCGCGGAGATCGCCCGCACCGAGGGCTACAACGAGGGTCGGGTCCCGCTGCACACGCTTCGCGCGGACATCGACTTTGCCCGGGTGCAGGCACGGACCACCTACGGCACCATCGGCGTGAAGTGTTGGATCTTCCGTGGCGAAGTCGTCGACGACCGCCGCGGCCGTACGTACTCGACGGGATCGTAA
- the rplV gene encoding 50S ribosomal protein L22, which yields MEARAIARSIRMSPRKVRLVVDQIRGRAVNDAYSLLRFSKKAASEPVEKTLRSAVANAQAKAQEQGEVLDVDDLVVREVFVDEGPTLHRWRAAAMGRATPRRRRSSHITVVVDSRG from the coding sequence ATGGAAGCTAGAGCGATCGCCCGGAGCATCCGGATGAGCCCCCGCAAGGTGCGGCTGGTCGTGGACCAGATCCGCGGCCGAGCGGTGAACGACGCCTACTCGCTGCTGCGCTTTTCGAAGAAGGCGGCATCGGAGCCGGTGGAGAAGACGCTGCGCTCCGCGGTGGCGAATGCCCAGGCCAAGGCACAGGAGCAGGGAGAGGTGTTGGACGTGGACGACCTGGTCGTTCGCGAAGTCTTCGTGGACGAAGGGCCGACGCTCCATCGCTGGCGCGCCGCGGCCATGGGTCGAGCGACACCGCGTCGGCGCCGCTCGAGCCACATCACCGTCGTCGTCGATTCGAGAGGCTGA
- the rpsS gene encoding 30S ribosomal protein S19: MARSIRKGPYIDLPLLAKIEAMNARGEKKVIKTWARASTISPDFVGHTVAVHNGNKFIPVYVTENMVGHKLGEFAPTRLFRGHGGKLADKRSRVG, from the coding sequence ATGGCGAGAAGCATCCGCAAAGGCCCGTACATCGACCTTCCCCTGCTGGCGAAGATCGAGGCGATGAACGCCAGGGGCGAGAAGAAGGTGATCAAGACCTGGGCGCGTGCCTCCACGATCTCTCCGGATTTCGTGGGGCATACGGTCGCGGTCCACAACGGCAACAAGTTCATTCCCGTCTATGTGACCGAGAACATGGTTGGTCACAAGCTCGGTGAGTTCGCCCCCACGCGCTTGTTCCGGGGCCACGGCGGGAAGCTGGCCGACAAGCGTTCGCGGGTCGGCTGA
- the rplB gene encoding 50S ribosomal protein L2: protein MPLKKFQPITPGSRLRTVMQRTELTRSEPERSLTETLSGKGGRNHHGHVTMRRRGGGHKRRYRRIDFKRDKVGVEARVTEIEYDPNRSANIALLVYEDGEKRYILHPKGLAVGDRIQSGPGADVKVGNSMPLELIPLGTTVHNVELKPGKGGQMARSAGSNVQVVAKEGDYVTLRLPSTEVRRVRRECIATIGEVGNSDHNLQRIGKAGANRWRGRRPKVRGVVMNPVDHPLGGGEGRSSGGRPPVSPWGKPEGKKTRHRKKASTKLIVRGRKRGKSTK from the coding sequence ATGCCACTCAAGAAGTTCCAACCGATCACGCCGGGCTCGCGCCTGCGCACCGTCATGCAACGGACCGAACTGACCCGTTCGGAGCCGGAGCGGTCTTTGACGGAGACGCTGTCGGGCAAGGGTGGACGCAATCATCACGGCCACGTGACCATGCGTCGCCGGGGTGGTGGCCACAAGCGCCGTTATCGTCGCATCGACTTCAAGCGAGACAAGGTCGGTGTCGAGGCCCGCGTGACGGAGATCGAGTACGATCCGAATCGCAGCGCCAACATCGCGCTGTTGGTATACGAGGACGGCGAGAAGCGCTACATCCTCCATCCAAAGGGATTGGCCGTCGGCGACCGGATCCAGTCGGGACCGGGAGCGGACGTGAAGGTGGGCAATTCGATGCCCCTGGAGCTGATCCCGCTCGGCACCACCGTCCACAACGTGGAGCTGAAGCCGGGCAAGGGTGGGCAGATGGCGCGCTCCGCGGGATCGAACGTTCAGGTGGTCGCCAAGGAAGGGGACTACGTGACGTTGCGGCTGCCCTCCACCGAGGTGCGCCGCGTCCGCCGCGAGTGCATCGCGACGATCGGCGAGGTCGGCAACTCCGACCACAACCTGCAGCGCATCGGAAAGGCCGGAGCCAACCGCTGGCGGGGACGCCGTCCCAAGGTGCGCGGTGTGGTGATGAACCCGGTGGATCACCCTCTCGGTGGCGGCGAGGGCCGCTCGTCGGGTGGTCGTCCCCCGGTATCCCCGTGGGGCAAGCCGGAAGGCAAAAAGACGCGTCACCGCAAGAAGGCCTCGACGAAGCTCATCGTCCGTGGCCGCAAGCGCGGTAAATCGACCAAGTAG
- the rplW gene encoding 50S ribosomal protein L23, with the protein MREAWDVIVRPVVTEKSTEQSEAENVYTFIVAEAANKHDIARAVESLWDVSVEDVRTMRYRGKAKRALLGRMAKNWQLGKRPSFKKAVVKLAEGDHIELYEVG; encoded by the coding sequence ATGCGTGAGGCTTGGGACGTGATCGTTCGTCCGGTGGTGACCGAGAAGTCCACCGAGCAGTCGGAGGCGGAGAACGTCTACACGTTCATCGTCGCCGAAGCAGCCAACAAGCACGACATCGCGCGAGCGGTGGAGAGCCTCTGGGACGTGTCGGTGGAGGACGTGCGTACCATGCGTTACCGCGGCAAGGCCAAGAGGGCCCTGCTGGGTCGCATGGCCAAGAACTGGCAGCTGGGGAAAAGGCCGTCCTTCAAGAAGGCAGTCGTCAAGCTGGCCGAGGGCGACCACATCGAGCTCTACGAGGTGGGCTGA
- the rplD gene encoding 50S ribosomal protein L4, whose translation MYTAHYYKADGKKGRARALPDVLFDGQVNEAVLHQVVKALQANARQGTAAAKNRSAVSGGNRKPWRQKGTGRARQGSTRAPHWTGGGLAFPPQPHGWHQKVPKKVRALARRSALNARAQDERVVLVDDLLFDAPKTSRLVKYLDGIGVEGTVLILTAEARPNLYLSARNVGGLEVRVFGEESVYDLLRAHTLVIERSAVDAAAASDEEGDDA comes from the coding sequence ATGTACACGGCGCACTACTACAAGGCGGACGGGAAGAAGGGACGGGCGCGCGCCCTCCCTGACGTCCTGTTCGATGGCCAGGTGAACGAGGCCGTGCTGCACCAGGTGGTGAAGGCCCTCCAGGCCAACGCCCGCCAGGGGACGGCCGCGGCCAAGAACCGTTCCGCGGTCAGCGGAGGGAATCGCAAGCCCTGGCGTCAGAAGGGCACGGGTCGGGCGCGACAGGGCTCGACGCGGGCACCCCATTGGACCGGCGGTGGTCTGGCGTTTCCGCCCCAGCCCCACGGCTGGCACCAGAAGGTGCCCAAGAAGGTACGGGCCCTGGCGCGGCGCTCCGCCCTCAATGCCCGGGCTCAGGACGAGCGTGTGGTTCTGGTGGACGACCTTCTGTTCGACGCGCCCAAGACCTCCCGCCTGGTGAAGTACCTGGATGGGATCGGCGTCGAAGGGACGGTGCTGATCCTCACCGCCGAAGCGCGGCCCAACCTGTACCTGTCTGCTCGCAACGTCGGCGGGCTGGAAGTGCGGGTGTTCGGAGAGGAATCCGTCTACGACCTGCTGCGCGCGCACACGCTGGTGATCGAACGCTCGGCGGTCGACGCGGCTGCGGCTTCGGATGAGGAGGGCGACGATGCGTGA
- the rplC gene encoding 50S ribosomal protein L3, producing the protein MAGIIGKKLGMTRVFDDEGAAVSVTVIEAGPCPVVQVKDMDSDGYRAVQLGFAQKKAKRTTKAEAGHAARAGLEAAPAILREFRTTVDETFEPGSTVTVDMFAPGDRVKVTGNSKGKGFQGVVKRHGFTGRPGSHGHPESRNPGSIGPGTDPSRVIKGKKLPGQTGNVRRTIRNLEVVRVDPDRSLLFVKGGVPGPKNSYLLITK; encoded by the coding sequence ATGGCGGGAATCATCGGAAAGAAGCTCGGGATGACGCGCGTCTTCGACGACGAAGGCGCTGCCGTCTCCGTGACCGTCATCGAGGCCGGTCCCTGCCCGGTCGTACAGGTGAAGGACATGGACTCGGACGGGTATCGGGCCGTGCAACTCGGGTTTGCTCAGAAGAAGGCCAAACGGACCACGAAAGCGGAGGCGGGCCACGCGGCGCGCGCCGGCCTCGAGGCCGCCCCGGCCATTCTTCGTGAGTTCCGCACCACGGTGGATGAGACGTTCGAGCCGGGCTCGACCGTCACGGTGGATATGTTCGCTCCCGGCGATCGCGTGAAGGTCACTGGGAACTCGAAGGGGAAGGGCTTCCAGGGCGTGGTGAAGCGTCACGGCTTTACGGGGCGCCCCGGATCGCACGGTCATCCGGAGTCGCGCAATCCAGGATCGATCGGGCCGGGCACCGACCCGTCCCGCGTCATCAAGGGAAAGAAGCTGCCCGGCCAGACCGGGAACGTGCGTCGCACGATCCGCAATCTCGAAGTGGTCCGCGTGGACCCGGACCGGAGCCTGCTCTTCGTGAAGGGTGGCGTCCCCGGCCCCAAGAACTCGTACCTGCTGATCACGAAGTGA
- the rpsJ gene encoding 30S ribosomal protein S10 produces MADRIRIRLKAFDHWVVDQTAADIVRTAQKTGATVRGPIPLPTRRQRWTVLRSPHVDKKSREQFELRTHKRLIDIVESRPQTIDALTKLDLPAGVDVEIKVD; encoded by the coding sequence ATGGCTGACCGCATCCGCATTCGCCTGAAGGCGTTCGACCACTGGGTGGTCGATCAGACCGCCGCGGACATCGTGCGCACCGCCCAGAAGACGGGTGCCACGGTGCGAGGGCCGATCCCGCTTCCGACGCGCCGGCAGCGCTGGACGGTTCTCCGGTCGCCGCACGTGGACAAGAAGAGCCGGGAGCAGTTCGAGCTCCGGACGCACAAGCGTCTCATCGACATCGTCGAGAGCCGGCCCCAGACCATCGACGCGCTGACCAAGCTGGATCTTCCGGCCGGTGTCGACGTGGAGATCAAGGTAGACTGA
- the tuf gene encoding elongation factor Tu yields MGKEKFERTKPHVNVGTIGHVDHGKTTLTAAITVTQAKKHGGNAVAFDQIDKAPEERERGITIATAHVEYETANRHYAHVDCPGHADYVKNMITGAAQMDGAILVVSAADGPMPQTREHILLARQVNVPYIVVFLNKVDMVDDPELLELVELEVRELLSEYDFPGDDIPVVKGSALKALEAAGEGPDAECIQELMDAIDSYIPEPERDIDRPFLMPVEDVFSITGRGTVATGRIERGIVKVGDEVSLVGMGSDKKTVVTGVEMFRKLLEEGRAGDNAGLLLRGVGKDEIERGQVLAKPGSITPHTKFKAEVYVLTKEEGGRHTPFFNGYRPQFYFRTTDVTGSVQLPGGVEMVMPGDNVQMEIELITPIAMDTELRFAIREGGRTVGAGVVTEIIE; encoded by the coding sequence ATGGGCAAGGAGAAATTCGAGCGTACCAAGCCGCACGTGAACGTGGGGACGATCGGCCACGTGGACCACGGGAAGACGACGTTGACGGCGGCGATCACGGTAACGCAGGCGAAGAAGCACGGGGGCAACGCGGTCGCGTTCGACCAGATCGACAAGGCGCCGGAGGAGCGGGAGCGGGGGATCACGATCGCGACGGCGCACGTGGAGTACGAGACGGCGAACCGGCACTACGCGCACGTGGACTGCCCGGGACACGCGGACTATGTGAAGAACATGATCACCGGGGCGGCTCAGATGGACGGAGCGATCCTGGTGGTGAGCGCGGCGGACGGACCGATGCCGCAGACGCGGGAGCACATTTTGTTGGCGCGTCAGGTGAACGTGCCGTACATCGTGGTGTTCCTGAACAAGGTGGACATGGTGGACGACCCGGAGCTCTTGGAGTTGGTGGAGCTGGAGGTTCGGGAGCTTCTGAGCGAGTACGATTTTCCTGGGGACGACATCCCGGTGGTGAAGGGATCGGCGTTGAAGGCACTGGAGGCGGCGGGCGAGGGTCCGGACGCGGAGTGCATCCAGGAGCTGATGGACGCGATCGACAGCTACATCCCGGAGCCGGAGCGGGACATCGACCGGCCGTTCCTGATGCCTGTGGAGGACGTGTTCTCGATCACGGGGCGGGGGACGGTAGCGACGGGACGGATCGAGCGTGGGATCGTGAAGGTGGGCGACGAGGTGTCGCTGGTGGGGATGGGCTCGGACAAGAAGACGGTGGTGACCGGGGTGGAGATGTTCCGGAAGCTGCTGGAAGAGGGCCGAGCGGGAGACAACGCGGGCCTGCTGCTGCGGGGCGTGGGGAAGGACGAGATCGAGCGCGGGCAGGTGTTGGCGAAGCCGGGGTCGATCACGCCGCATACGAAGTTCAAGGCGGAGGTGTACGTCCTGACGAAGGAAGAGGGGGGACGCCACACGCCGTTCTTCAACGGGTACCGGCCGCAGTTCTACTTCCGGACGACGGACGTGACGGGGTCGGTGCAGTTGCCGGGCGGAGTGGAGATGGTGATGCCGGGGGACAACGTGCAGATGGAGATCGAGCTGATCACGCCGATCGCCATGGACACGGAGCTGCGCTTCGCGATCCGCGAGGGCGGCCGCACCGTCGGCGCCGGCGTCGTCACCGAGATCATCGAGTAG
- the fusA gene encoding elongation factor G, whose protein sequence is MPRKTPLNQLRNIGIMAHIDAGKTTTTERILFYTGRVHRMGEVHEGAATMDWMEQEQERGITITSAATTAHWKRNDTDYRINIIDTPGHVDFTAEVERSLRVLDGAVAVFCAVGGVEPQSETVWRQADRYGVPRIAFVNKMDRIGANFENVVAMMGERLGANAHPVHYPLGEGELFTGVVDIVRQVAIVWEDELGSKFTEGPIPDSLTDKIAELRHHLIEAAVEHDDVLIEKYLGGEELSEDEVRHAIRSATIAGKIFPVFAGSAFKNKGVQALLDGVIDYLPSPLDIPAITGHLPHHDETFETREATDNAPFAALAFKIMTDPYVGKLTFFRVYSGTLNSGTHVFNTRRDRKERIGRILQMHANKREEREDVYAGDIAAAIGLKDVKTGDTLCDPDHPIILEAMKFPEPVIAVAIEPKTKADQDKLSTGLSKLADEDPTFRVHTDPETAQTIISGMGELHLEIIVDRLKREFGVDANIGRPQVAYRETIRKEAQNVEGKFVRQTGGRGQYGHVVINLAPSDPGQGFVFEDKIVGGVIPREYIGPVEQGIKDALDTGVLAGFPVIDVKVELIDGSYHDVDSNEMAFKIAGSMAFKEAVRRAGPVLLEPIMDVEVVTPSDYMGDIIGDLSSRRGKVGGMTDRGDARVIGASVPLGEMFGYSTTLRSMSQGRAVYTMQFSHYDEVPKSKAEEIITASGKKN, encoded by the coding sequence ATGCCTAGGAAGACGCCTCTCAATCAGCTCCGCAACATCGGCATCATGGCGCACATCGATGCCGGTAAGACGACGACCACGGAGCGCATCCTGTTCTATACGGGCAGGGTGCACCGCATGGGCGAGGTGCATGAAGGCGCCGCGACCATGGATTGGATGGAGCAGGAGCAGGAGCGCGGCATCACGATCACGTCGGCGGCGACGACTGCGCACTGGAAGCGCAACGACACCGACTATCGCATCAACATCATCGACACTCCCGGCCACGTCGACTTCACGGCCGAGGTGGAACGATCCCTGCGCGTGCTCGATGGTGCAGTCGCGGTGTTCTGTGCCGTCGGTGGGGTGGAACCGCAGTCCGAGACCGTCTGGCGCCAGGCGGACCGCTATGGCGTTCCCCGCATCGCGTTCGTCAACAAAATGGACCGCATCGGGGCGAACTTCGAAAACGTCGTCGCGATGATGGGAGAGCGCTTGGGCGCCAACGCCCACCCCGTCCACTACCCCCTGGGTGAGGGCGAGCTCTTCACCGGCGTCGTCGACATCGTGCGGCAGGTGGCAATCGTCTGGGAGGACGAGCTGGGGTCCAAGTTTACCGAGGGTCCCATCCCCGACTCACTGACGGACAAGATCGCCGAGCTTCGGCACCATTTGATCGAGGCGGCGGTCGAACACGACGACGTGCTGATCGAGAAGTACCTGGGCGGCGAGGAGTTGAGCGAAGACGAGGTGCGCCACGCGATCCGGTCCGCCACGATCGCGGGCAAGATCTTTCCGGTCTTCGCGGGCTCCGCGTTCAAGAACAAGGGTGTGCAGGCCCTGCTGGACGGCGTGATCGACTATCTGCCGTCCCCGCTGGATATCCCGGCGATCACGGGGCACCTGCCGCACCATGACGAGACGTTCGAGACACGTGAAGCCACGGACAACGCGCCGTTCGCCGCGTTGGCCTTCAAGATCATGACCGACCCCTACGTCGGTAAGCTCACGTTCTTCCGCGTCTATTCGGGCACGTTGAATTCGGGCACGCACGTGTTCAACACGCGACGTGACCGCAAGGAGCGCATCGGCCGAATCCTGCAGATGCACGCCAACAAGCGCGAAGAGCGGGAAGATGTCTACGCCGGTGACATCGCTGCGGCGATCGGGCTGAAGGATGTGAAGACGGGGGACACGCTGTGTGACCCCGATCATCCGATCATCCTGGAGGCGATGAAGTTCCCGGAGCCCGTGATCGCGGTGGCCATCGAACCGAAGACCAAGGCCGACCAGGACAAGCTTTCGACCGGTCTTTCCAAGCTCGCGGACGAAGATCCCACCTTCCGCGTGCACACGGATCCGGAGACCGCTCAGACGATCATCAGCGGGATGGGCGAGCTCCATCTCGAGATCATCGTGGACCGCCTCAAGCGTGAGTTCGGCGTGGACGCCAACATCGGCCGTCCCCAGGTGGCTTACCGCGAGACGATCCGTAAGGAAGCACAGAACGTCGAGGGAAAGTTCGTCCGGCAGACGGGTGGCCGCGGCCAATATGGTCATGTCGTGATCAACCTGGCCCCGTCCGACCCGGGTCAGGGCTTCGTGTTCGAAGACAAGATCGTCGGCGGCGTGATTCCCCGAGAGTACATCGGGCCGGTGGAGCAGGGCATCAAAGACGCCCTGGACACCGGTGTGCTGGCCGGCTTCCCGGTGATCGACGTCAAGGTGGAGTTGATCGACGGCTCCTATCACGACGTCGACTCCAACGAGATGGCGTTCAAGATCGCGGGCTCGATGGCGTTCAAGGAGGCCGTCCGCAGGGCGGGTCCCGTCCTGCTGGAGCCGATCATGGACGTCGAGGTGGTGACGCCTTCCGACTACATGGGCGACATCATCGGTGACCTGTCGTCCCGGCGCGGGAAGGTCGGTGGCATGACCGACCGCGGTGATGCTCGTGTGATCGGGGCCTCTGTCCCGCTTGGCGAGATGTTCGGGTACTCGACCACCCTCCGCTCGATGAGCCAGGGCCGTGCCGTGTACACGATGCAGTTCTCGCACTACGACGAAGTGCCGAAGAGCAAGGCGGAGGAGATCATCACCGCCAGCGGCAAGAAGAACTAG
- the rpsG gene encoding 30S ribosomal protein S7, whose translation MSRRKRAIERPVAADPKHGSQVVTRFINSLMLDGKKSIAESIFYDALDIIEERSGQPGLQVFNQALNNAKPAVEVKSRRVGGATYQVPVEVRPERRQALATKWLIQYARDRSEKTMSHRLAAELMSASRGEGATIKKKDDTHRMADANKAFAHYRW comes from the coding sequence ATGAGTCGTCGTAAGCGAGCGATCGAGCGCCCGGTGGCAGCGGATCCCAAGCATGGATCCCAAGTGGTCACCCGGTTCATCAACAGCCTGATGCTGGACGGCAAGAAGTCGATTGCCGAGAGCATCTTCTATGACGCGCTGGACATCATCGAGGAGCGCTCGGGTCAGCCCGGTCTCCAGGTGTTCAACCAGGCGCTGAACAACGCGAAACCCGCCGTCGAGGTGAAGAGCCGTCGAGTGGGCGGAGCAACGTATCAGGTTCCGGTCGAGGTCCGCCCAGAGCGGCGCCAGGCGCTGGCCACCAAGTGGTTGATCCAGTACGCGCGGGACCGCAGCGAGAAGACGATGTCCCACCGGCTCGCGGCCGAGTTGATGTCCGCCAGTCGTGGTGAAGGCGCAACCATCAAGAAGAAGGACGATACGCACCGGATGGCCGACGCAAACAAGGCGTTCGCCCACTACCGCTGGTAG